A single genomic interval of uncultured Desulfobacter sp. harbors:
- a CDS encoding sigma-54 dependent transcriptional regulator: MPGQRLFLIIENPKERMTYTDLFEGMGFMVDAVPDGSDALTHLLSQKPAVVVADDGTPGFSALDFLKQAADSDSGVPKTIILTRDPVMDYAVNLIQHGAMDYLIKPVDPKQLELSVKKSLATAIAPLANNQEAEKKKTVRHKAVQIITKDPRMERLLKLAARVADSSASVLIQGESGTGKELLARFLHEKSARRHQPFIAINCAALPENLLESELFGHEKGAFTGALARKVGKFELADKGTLFLDEITEMQFHLQSKLLRVLQEKVVDRVGGTQPVDVNVRVIATTNRDAKAAVENQAFREDLFYRLNTIPLIIPPLRERNRDIRPLCDFFIKKYCRIDARSVKGLTDQAFSVLHNHSFPGNIRELENVIHRAVLLAETDMITPSDLLMDDGADITLTDDDTGVESAADENFCAGSLKEMEQKMIFRTLDQTEGNRTHAAKILGISVRTLRNKLNEYKESI, encoded by the coding sequence GTGCCTGGACAACGATTATTTCTCATAATTGAAAACCCTAAAGAGCGAATGACCTATACCGATTTATTCGAGGGGATGGGGTTTATGGTTGATGCCGTGCCCGACGGCTCGGATGCGCTTACCCACCTGCTTTCTCAAAAACCTGCGGTGGTTGTAGCCGACGATGGTACACCGGGATTCTCAGCCTTGGATTTCCTTAAACAGGCGGCTGATTCAGATAGCGGAGTACCAAAGACCATTATCCTTACCCGGGATCCTGTGATGGATTATGCCGTCAACCTGATACAGCATGGTGCCATGGATTATCTGATCAAGCCGGTTGACCCAAAACAGCTTGAACTCAGCGTGAAAAAATCTTTGGCCACAGCCATTGCACCTTTAGCTAATAATCAGGAAGCTGAAAAGAAAAAAACAGTGAGGCATAAAGCGGTTCAGATTATTACTAAAGATCCCAGAATGGAACGTTTGCTCAAGCTTGCCGCCCGGGTGGCGGATTCGTCGGCATCGGTGCTCATTCAGGGGGAAAGCGGTACCGGCAAGGAACTGCTTGCAAGGTTTCTGCATGAAAAAAGTGCCCGCCGGCATCAGCCGTTTATCGCCATCAACTGCGCAGCCCTGCCGGAAAACCTTCTGGAAAGCGAATTGTTCGGCCATGAAAAAGGGGCGTTTACCGGCGCTTTGGCAAGGAAAGTCGGTAAGTTTGAACTGGCTGATAAAGGCACCCTGTTTCTGGACGAAATTACGGAGATGCAGTTCCACCTTCAATCTAAATTACTACGGGTACTCCAGGAAAAGGTGGTCGACCGGGTGGGAGGAACCCAGCCCGTGGATGTGAATGTCCGGGTGATCGCCACCACCAACCGAGACGCTAAGGCAGCCGTGGAGAATCAGGCATTCAGGGAGGATTTGTTTTACCGTCTTAATACCATTCCGCTGATTATTCCCCCCTTGCGGGAGCGCAATCGGGACATCCGGCCCTTATGCGATTTTTTTATAAAAAAATACTGCAGGATTGACGCAAGATCTGTCAAAGGATTGACAGATCAAGCTTTTTCCGTGCTCCATAACCATTCTTTTCCCGGCAATATCAGGGAACTTGAAAATGTGATTCATCGTGCGGTCCTGCTTGCTGAGACCGATATGATCACCCCTTCTGACCTGCTCATGGATGATGGCGCAGACATCACCCTTACCGATGATGACACGGGCGTAGAATCCGCTGCGGATGAGAACTTTTGTGCAGGATCACTCAAAGAGATGGAACAAAAAATGATTTTCAGGACACTGGATCAGACCGAGGGAAACCGGACCCATGCGGCAAAAATTCTGGGAATCAGCGTTAGAACCCTTCGCAATAAACTGAATGAATACAAAGAATCTATCTGA
- a CDS encoding tetratricopeptide repeat protein — protein sequence MRKLSPTHLKAVSAVWTAFFCLFIPAGTTMAGYPVVKAIHIKDNPFSVTVDMTGKAPVKVIRVGEREVLVAIKNVSLSKGLVVGGKDNPNLESVHVETLEGNVVAVMVTGKHASEKKINSSFNTANNQLTVILNKAVKFPPPVPKSIPVPQPVTIQKPLALDVIKSEKQAMAPAIESREKQPVSDVPDKPAEQEPAPRSQAKPTLKAPPVPVTPKDISLTKANEKIKEPPIYIPPKRQASRFKGDISDMYRGEDPLQGCEANAVKNAMLLVKKQLYKEAGAILEQYLFEENPFCLEQVYYLRAYVNFMGVENDDPAGLLAAERMFQNAMVAYPKSSYLPFAYAAMGLIHTRLHNSATAQGYFDLISKDFPDYSGMPEVEYHLAEIYNERGYNDKALNLYKKVFESKISNGYISDAGLGYGKALFENLRYYDALSVLNYVIKNDVKKVYESADLLKYTADANFELGLSKRARENYIRLLNLFPDTKSPDMALSKAGDAYGMENQEEKAIKLYELVREKYPESPGYINASIGIARYLKTDAEKIKIYEMIKIRFPENTYARIAMMRLAEIYQKNGEYDKCIQEIEDLLSTHPRGLRYEAVKLMQKAYEALFKEQLKADEYTSILLRYEREQAKFKKMGGQLIPFYVGNAYLQADLYEEAFNQLITAYKLYKRVERPALLLFGLGKAMDESGRDDDALKLLNAFVKRFPKDKNRVEGQIRIGRIYLEKGSIAKADDAFVSAYKVERNALDKGRILMLRADVYQKTSDLKTASGLQARAVKMFAASPGENYEILAGAYKTLGSTYLEMKSYVQAANAFTKALDFSEGDRAKSNIGFLLGDAYQKGNVLDKAKETFEQVAQSYDSVWARLARQRLSTMGLAEKIINS from the coding sequence ATGAGAAAATTAAGTCCCACACACCTGAAGGCTGTATCGGCTGTCTGGACTGCATTTTTTTGCCTGTTCATCCCGGCAGGGACGACCATGGCCGGATACCCCGTTGTCAAAGCAATCCACATCAAGGACAATCCCTTTTCAGTGACGGTTGATATGACTGGGAAAGCCCCTGTAAAAGTTATCCGTGTCGGAGAGCGGGAAGTCCTGGTGGCCATTAAAAATGTAAGTCTTAGCAAAGGGCTTGTCGTTGGCGGAAAGGATAATCCGAACCTTGAATCCGTCCATGTGGAAACTCTAGAAGGTAACGTTGTCGCCGTGATGGTGACGGGCAAGCACGCAAGTGAAAAAAAAATAAACTCCTCTTTTAATACTGCCAATAACCAGTTGACCGTGATTTTAAATAAAGCCGTCAAGTTCCCGCCTCCCGTACCCAAATCAATCCCTGTTCCGCAACCGGTGACTATTCAAAAACCGTTGGCCCTGGATGTTATCAAATCTGAAAAGCAGGCGATGGCTCCGGCAATTGAATCCCGTGAAAAGCAACCTGTTAGCGATGTCCCTGATAAGCCTGCAGAGCAAGAGCCTGCCCCCCGGTCCCAAGCGAAGCCAACCCTGAAAGCCCCGCCGGTTCCTGTCACCCCAAAGGATATCAGCCTGACGAAAGCGAATGAAAAAATTAAGGAACCACCGATTTATATACCTCCAAAGCGTCAGGCCAGTCGTTTTAAAGGAGACATCAGCGATATGTACCGGGGCGAGGATCCGTTACAGGGCTGTGAGGCCAATGCGGTTAAAAATGCGATGCTTCTGGTTAAAAAGCAGTTATACAAAGAAGCCGGGGCTATCCTGGAGCAATATTTGTTTGAAGAAAATCCCTTTTGCCTGGAACAGGTCTATTATTTAAGGGCCTATGTCAATTTTATGGGTGTTGAGAATGATGATCCGGCAGGGCTTTTAGCTGCCGAACGTATGTTCCAAAATGCCATGGTCGCCTATCCTAAATCAAGCTATCTTCCCTTTGCCTATGCTGCCATGGGATTGATTCATACCCGTTTGCACAACAGCGCAACCGCCCAAGGATATTTTGATTTGATCAGCAAGGACTTTCCGGACTATTCCGGTATGCCCGAGGTGGAGTACCATCTGGCCGAGATTTATAATGAAAGAGGGTATAATGACAAAGCGTTGAATCTGTATAAAAAGGTGTTTGAGTCAAAAATAAGTAACGGCTATATATCGGATGCAGGGTTAGGTTATGGTAAGGCACTGTTTGAAAATCTGCGATATTATGACGCTTTGAGCGTTCTTAATTATGTTATAAAAAATGATGTGAAAAAGGTTTATGAATCTGCTGATCTGCTTAAATACACGGCAGATGCCAATTTTGAACTGGGCCTAAGTAAAAGGGCCCGGGAAAATTATATTCGGCTGTTAAATCTTTTCCCCGATACCAAGTCGCCTGACATGGCTTTAAGCAAGGCCGGCGATGCCTATGGTATGGAGAATCAGGAAGAAAAGGCGATCAAGTTGTACGAACTTGTCCGGGAAAAATATCCCGAATCTCCGGGATATATAAATGCTTCCATTGGGATTGCCAGGTATTTAAAGACGGATGCTGAAAAAATAAAAATTTACGAAATGATCAAGATCCGGTTTCCTGAAAATACCTATGCCCGGATCGCCATGATGCGCCTGGCTGAAATTTATCAGAAGAACGGTGAGTATGATAAGTGTATTCAGGAAATTGAGGATTTGTTGTCCACCCATCCCAGGGGGCTGCGATACGAGGCGGTTAAGTTAATGCAGAAAGCCTACGAGGCATTGTTTAAAGAACAGTTGAAGGCAGATGAATATACCTCTATATTGCTGCGGTATGAAAGAGAACAGGCCAAGTTTAAAAAAATGGGGGGGCAGCTGATCCCCTTTTATGTGGGCAATGCATATTTACAGGCAGATTTGTATGAAGAGGCATTTAATCAGTTGATTACCGCTTATAAACTCTATAAAAGAGTGGAGCGGCCGGCGTTACTGCTGTTTGGCCTGGGCAAGGCCATGGATGAATCAGGCAGGGATGACGATGCCTTAAAGTTATTGAACGCCTTTGTAAAAAGGTTCCCAAAGGATAAAAACCGGGTGGAGGGTCAGATCCGGATCGGGCGGATTTATTTGGAAAAGGGCAGTATTGCAAAGGCGGATGATGCTTTTGTCTCAGCATATAAAGTGGAGAGGAATGCGTTGGATAAGGGGCGGATACTCATGCTTCGCGCCGATGTCTACCAGAAAACATCAGACCTGAAGACGGCGTCCGGACTCCAGGCCCGTGCGGTGAAAATGTTTGCTGCATCGCCAGGCGAAAATTACGAGATACTGGCAGGTGCTTACAAAACGTTGGGCTCAACGTACCTGGAAATGAAATCCTATGTGCAGGCAGCCAACGCCTTTACCAAAGCCCTTGATTTTTCAGAAGGTGATCGGGCCAAGTCAAATATCGGTTTTTTGCTGGGTGACGCATACCAGAAAGGCAATGTGCTGGATAAAGCGAAAGAAACCTTTGAGCAGGTAGCACAGTCTTACGACTCGGTCTGGGCCCGGCTTGCCCGGCAGAGGCTAAGCACAATGGGGCTGGCGGAAAAAATAATAAATTCATAA
- a CDS encoding sigma-54 dependent transcriptional regulator, protein MIQATAEKTTGSVNAPPKRVSDFNRSGIAGVSKGLMAVLDRVRKVARSDSSVLITGESGTGKELIARAIHKNSARKDAPMVVINCGAIPSELLESELFGHERGAFTGAHRARIGRFEIADKGTIFLDEIGDMSPDLQVKLLRALQERRFERVGGSQTIAVDIRVISATNKNLTAAIEDNKFREDLYYRLNVIPINILPLRERSEDIMPLVDHFQAGFARRNAEYMPKVFPDSVKQVLETYEWPGNIRELENLVERLSVLVEGDTVSIADLPGCMTGAGKDVNPVCVTGVFQNNIGFNEAVDSYQKSLITHALNKTGWVKARAAEMLKMNRTTLVEKIKKMDIEPEDEMPVF, encoded by the coding sequence ATGATCCAAGCAACAGCCGAAAAAACAACAGGCTCTGTTAATGCTCCGCCCAAACGTGTATCGGATTTTAACCGCAGCGGCATTGCCGGCGTAAGTAAAGGACTGATGGCCGTGCTCGACCGGGTGCGTAAAGTTGCGCGCTCTGATTCATCGGTGCTTATTACAGGAGAAAGCGGTACAGGCAAGGAACTGATTGCCCGGGCCATTCATAAAAATTCAGCAAGAAAAGACGCCCCCATGGTGGTCATCAATTGCGGGGCCATTCCCAGCGAGCTTCTCGAAAGTGAGTTGTTCGGCCATGAGAGAGGTGCATTTACCGGTGCCCACCGGGCAAGGATCGGGCGCTTTGAAATTGCCGATAAAGGTACGATTTTTTTGGATGAAATCGGTGATATGAGCCCTGATCTCCAGGTAAAACTTTTGCGCGCTTTGCAGGAAAGACGGTTCGAGCGGGTGGGCGGTTCCCAGACCATAGCGGTGGATATCAGGGTAATTTCCGCCACCAACAAAAACTTAACCGCCGCCATAGAGGATAACAAATTCAGGGAAGACCTCTACTACCGCCTTAATGTGATTCCCATCAACATTCTGCCCCTGCGTGAACGCTCTGAAGATATCATGCCTCTTGTGGATCATTTCCAGGCCGGTTTTGCACGCCGCAATGCCGAATACATGCCCAAGGTATTTCCTGATTCGGTAAAACAGGTGCTTGAGACCTATGAATGGCCTGGAAATATCCGGGAACTGGAAAATTTGGTGGAACGGCTGTCAGTCCTTGTGGAAGGGGATACTGTAAGTATAGCTGATCTGCCGGGCTGTATGACCGGTGCTGGAAAAGATGTTAACCCGGTCTGTGTGACCGGCGTGTTCCAGAATAACATCGGTTTTAATGAGGCCGTGGACTCATATCAAAAATCTTTGATTACCCACGCCTTGAATAAAACCGGATGGGTAAAAGCCAGGGCCGCCGAAATGTTGAAAATGAACCGGACTACCCTGGTTGAAAAGATAAAAAAGATGGATATTGAACCGGAAGATGAGATGCCGGTTTTTTGA
- a CDS encoding response regulator — protein sequence MDTSIKILIIDDFATMRRILKNILKQLGFKNLVEADDGTTALNVLESQKIDLIISDWNMPKMTGLELLKKVRASTEYKKTPFLMVTAEAQKQNVIEAVQAGVSNYVVKPFTAEAISDKLEKILK from the coding sequence ATGGATACATCCATCAAAATTTTGATAATTGACGATTTTGCGACCATGCGCCGTATTCTGAAGAATATTTTAAAACAGCTTGGTTTTAAAAATCTGGTGGAAGCCGATGATGGTACAACGGCGTTGAACGTCCTTGAAAGCCAGAAGATTGATCTGATTATTTCCGACTGGAACATGCCTAAAATGACAGGGCTTGAACTGCTTAAAAAGGTACGAGCCAGCACTGAGTATAAGAAAACACCCTTCCTGATGGTCACGGCAGAAGCCCAGAAACAAAACGTCATAGAAGCCGTACAAGCCGGTGTCTCAAATTATGTGGTCAAGCCGTTTACAGCAGAGGCCATTTCCGACAAACTCGAAAAGATCCTTAAGTAG
- a CDS encoding chemotaxis protein CheX has protein sequence MDVTLINPFINATINVLETMAFVTVAAEKPYLKKDNIAVGDVTGVMGLTGVAQGTIAVTFEEKCILTVVSNMFGEKIEGLNEDIADAVGELTNMISGQARRELDEMGKVFKAAIPSVITGKKHTIRHYGSGPKIAIPFQTDSGNFTIEVCFDR, from the coding sequence TTGGATGTTACACTGATAAATCCATTCATCAATGCAACCATTAACGTGCTGGAAACAATGGCCTTTGTTACGGTTGCTGCGGAAAAACCCTATTTGAAGAAAGATAATATCGCCGTGGGTGATGTAACCGGTGTTATGGGATTGACCGGCGTCGCCCAGGGAACCATTGCCGTCACCTTTGAAGAAAAATGTATTTTAACGGTGGTTTCCAATATGTTCGGAGAGAAAATAGAAGGGCTTAACGAGGATATCGCCGATGCCGTTGGGGAATTGACAAATATGATTTCCGGACAGGCCCGGCGGGAGCTTGATGAAATGGGCAAGGTTTTTAAGGCTGCCATACCGTCAGTGATCACTGGAAAAAAACATACGATCAGGCACTATGGGAGTGGTCCTAAAATAGCGATCCCTTTTCAAACCGATAGTGGAAATTTTACAATTGAGGTGTGTTTTGATAGATAG
- a CDS encoding PilZ domain-containing protein, with protein sequence MNIKVLDLSAWGEIALSIPDKDDRRKCSRVVFTTKIEIHMLDASGQNVQFVANSKDLSQRGVFVKTDKRPSLDTTCRVTVCLSRGIDDLKLEIQGRIVRHTDAGFGVVFESMDIDTYTHLKTLVMYNIEGND encoded by the coding sequence TTGAATATAAAAGTGTTAGATCTTTCAGCGTGGGGTGAAATTGCATTGAGCATTCCAGATAAAGACGACAGGCGAAAATGTTCCAGGGTAGTTTTTACAACCAAAATCGAAATTCATATGCTTGATGCGTCCGGACAGAATGTTCAATTTGTGGCCAATTCAAAGGATTTGAGCCAGAGAGGCGTGTTTGTTAAAACAGACAAGCGGCCGTCCTTGGATACGACGTGCCGGGTGACTGTTTGCCTATCCCGGGGAATAGACGATCTCAAGCTGGAAATTCAGGGACGAATCGTCAGACATACGGATGCCGGATTTGGTGTAGTGTTCGAGTCCATGGACATTGATACATATACCCATCTGAAAACGTTGGTTATGTACAATATTGAGGGCAATGATTAG
- a CDS encoding HD domain-containing phosphohydrolase, whose protein sequence is MDKDNVKILVVDDEDGILDVTEGFFERKGYQVYTAGDGEKALDIVNREKINCVFTDINMPVMDGLELAEQIRQIDRTLPVVVMTGYPSLENTIQTLKNGVVDYLIKPVNLEQMELTLRRILRERELFVENLILKEEVERRERLQQLNNELVKKVDEVNTLNRIMEDFAAIDSSYEIFNKVVRLGVDELKADLVFFHVYSEQDNSLILVDKAGTENETYPASYSMDIPEQEKVFIIESLGSDYTPCLIKDASGIPSMKGQVHSFMVAPLKIRDKIFGVVSAYMFQGPRFFGGQALYYLSFITQKAASGIENIALYENIYENLFFTMFAFVTALEVRDLYTRKHSTRVARVAQIVAEEMGCTEEELDIINVAGSLHDIGKIGIRDDILLKPGRLTEDEYEKIKEHPAIGADIISKLGLWGREAQIIRHHHERFDGRGYPDGLKGKQIPKLARILSVADCYDAMASDRAYRKKMEKHVVLKIIEENSSTQFDPDVVKVFLQVADQNLPDDF, encoded by the coding sequence ATGGACAAGGACAACGTTAAAATCCTGGTGGTGGATGATGAGGATGGTATCCTGGATGTCACCGAAGGATTTTTTGAAAGAAAAGGATACCAGGTATATACGGCAGGGGACGGGGAAAAGGCCCTGGATATTGTCAACCGGGAAAAGATAAACTGCGTTTTTACCGATATCAATATGCCCGTGATGGACGGACTTGAGCTTGCCGAGCAAATTCGTCAGATTGATAGAACCTTGCCTGTTGTGGTGATGACCGGGTATCCTTCCCTTGAAAATACCATTCAGACCTTGAAAAACGGGGTCGTGGATTACCTGATCAAGCCGGTGAACCTTGAGCAGATGGAGTTGACCCTTCGCCGAATACTGCGTGAACGCGAACTTTTTGTTGAAAATTTGATTCTCAAGGAAGAGGTGGAGCGTCGAGAGCGTTTGCAACAGCTCAATAACGAACTGGTCAAAAAAGTGGATGAAGTCAATACCTTAAACCGGATCATGGAGGATTTTGCCGCCATTGATTCCAGTTACGAAATTTTTAACAAGGTTGTCCGGTTGGGCGTTGACGAACTCAAGGCGGACCTGGTCTTTTTTCATGTTTATTCAGAACAGGATAATTCCTTGATCCTTGTGGACAAGGCTGGTACGGAAAACGAGACATACCCGGCATCCTATTCCATGGACATTCCTGAACAGGAAAAAGTGTTTATCATAGAGTCGTTGGGCAGCGATTACACCCCCTGTCTTATTAAAGATGCGTCCGGTATCCCATCAATGAAGGGGCAGGTACACTCCTTTATGGTTGCACCATTGAAAATCCGGGACAAGATTTTTGGTGTTGTTTCGGCGTATATGTTCCAAGGGCCACGGTTTTTTGGCGGGCAAGCGCTTTATTATTTAAGCTTTATCACCCAGAAAGCTGCTTCGGGTATTGAAAATATCGCGTTATATGAAAATATATATGAAAATTTGTTTTTTACCATGTTTGCATTTGTTACGGCCCTTGAGGTCCGGGATCTTTATACCCGCAAGCACTCCACCCGAGTGGCCAGAGTCGCCCAAATAGTTGCCGAAGAAATGGGGTGTACTGAAGAAGAACTGGACATAATTAATGTGGCAGGCAGCCTTCATGATATCGGTAAAATAGGTATCAGGGATGATATCCTTTTAAAACCCGGACGCCTGACCGAAGATGAATACGAAAAAATAAAAGAGCATCCGGCCATCGGCGCTGATATAATAAGCAAGCTGGGTCTGTGGGGCAGGGAAGCGCAAATTATCCGGCATCATCACGAACGTTTTGACGGCAGGGGGTATCCCGACGGCCTTAAAGGAAAACAGATTCCTAAACTTGCAAGGATATTGTCCGTTGCCGACTGTTATGACGCCATGGCCTCGGACAGGGCCTACCGCAAGAAAATGGAGAAGCATGTTGTCCTTAAAATAATAGAAGAAAATTCAAGCACTCAGTTTGATCCTGATGTGGTGAAGGTTTTTTTGCAGGTGGCGGATCAGAACCTGCCGGATGATTTTTAA
- a CDS encoding Lrp/AsnC family transcriptional regulator, with amino-acid sequence MDKIDLEILKILQKKARIPNVEVSRTIGMAPSAILERIKKLEAKKIIQGYEVRLNPDMFGCAMTAFVSIQVIHPSKIRETGEQLSAIEQVQEVHYLAGGDTLMIKIKASGNMELEELIQTRIASISSVKATKTFIALSTFKESAKIKLPDDV; translated from the coding sequence ATGGATAAAATTGATCTGGAAATTCTTAAAATCTTGCAGAAAAAAGCCAGGATACCCAATGTTGAAGTTTCCAGAACCATCGGCATGGCCCCTTCCGCAATACTTGAGCGGATTAAAAAACTTGAGGCAAAAAAGATCATCCAGGGTTATGAGGTTCGCCTGAACCCGGATATGTTTGGCTGTGCCATGACCGCCTTTGTCAGCATCCAGGTGATCCATCCATCCAAGATCCGGGAAACCGGCGAACAGCTGTCAGCCATTGAACAGGTCCAGGAGGTTCATTATCTGGCAGGTGGAGACACGTTGATGATTAAAATAAAAGCATCCGGCAACATGGAACTGGAAGAACTTATACAAACCCGGATCGCCAGTATAAGCAGCGTAAAGGCAACCAAAACATTTATTGCGCTTTCCACCTTCAAGGAAAGCGCCAAGATAAAACTGCCGGATGACGTTTAG
- a CDS encoding diaminopimelate decarboxylase produces the protein MPMSPEFKERLSTVVQDAVASFGTPFHIYDETGIIQTCQTLNKAFAPIDGFKEYFAVKGLPNPTVMALLKTQGFGFDCSSVPEIELARNVGSNAEDIMFTSNNTTRDQLKAAMDKDGSIINLDDITLIAKLPAIPDLLCFRYNPGATRQGNEIIGKPEEAKYGLTREQMFSAYGQALDLGVKRFGLHTMVASNELNYQYMIDTTDMLLELAEDISHTLNIQFEFINIGGGLGIPYTPDAKPFNLEGMAGGIIAAFETFKTKNGWVPRLYMESARFITGPHGVLVTSVINHKDTYRNYVGVDASMSALMRPGMYGAYHHIHIHGKPESAPLKTVDVVGALCENNDKFSIQRQLPETREGDILIIHDTGAHGHAMGFNYNGQLRPKELLLKTDGSIELIRRAETMDDYFATLNFEPQTITPGRD, from the coding sequence ATGCCCATGTCACCTGAATTCAAAGAGAGACTGTCAACGGTGGTCCAGGATGCCGTCGCATCCTTTGGCACCCCTTTTCACATCTACGATGAAACCGGAATCATTCAAACCTGCCAAACCCTTAACAAAGCGTTTGCCCCCATTGACGGATTCAAGGAGTATTTTGCCGTAAAAGGCCTGCCAAATCCCACGGTGATGGCACTTTTGAAAACCCAGGGGTTTGGGTTTGACTGCTCTTCAGTGCCGGAAATCGAACTGGCCCGTAACGTGGGAAGCAATGCCGAAGATATCATGTTTACCTCCAACAACACCACCCGGGACCAGCTGAAAGCCGCCATGGACAAGGATGGCAGTATCATAAACCTGGATGACATCACCCTGATTGCCAAACTGCCGGCCATACCTGATCTGCTCTGTTTCAGATACAACCCCGGCGCGACACGCCAGGGAAATGAGATTATCGGCAAACCTGAAGAAGCCAAATACGGCCTGACCCGGGAGCAAATGTTTTCAGCCTATGGCCAGGCCCTGGACCTTGGCGTCAAGCGATTTGGCCTGCATACCATGGTGGCCTCCAATGAGCTTAATTACCAATACATGATTGACACGACGGACATGTTGCTGGAGTTGGCTGAAGATATAAGCCATACCCTTAACATCCAATTTGAATTTATCAATATCGGCGGCGGGTTAGGCATCCCCTACACCCCGGATGCCAAGCCATTCAACCTTGAAGGCATGGCCGGCGGCATTATCGCTGCCTTTGAGACCTTTAAAACGAAAAACGGCTGGGTACCCAGACTGTATATGGAAAGCGCCCGGTTTATCACCGGTCCCCACGGCGTCCTTGTCACCTCAGTGATCAATCATAAAGACACCTACCGCAACTATGTAGGCGTGGATGCGTCCATGTCGGCATTGATGCGCCCCGGGATGTATGGCGCCTACCATCACATTCATATCCATGGCAAGCCGGAATCCGCCCCGTTGAAAACAGTGGATGTCGTAGGTGCGCTGTGTGAAAATAATGATAAGTTTTCCATCCAAAGGCAATTGCCCGAAACCCGGGAAGGCGACATCCTGATTATCCACGACACCGGGGCCCACGGACATGCTATGGGCTTTAACTACAACGGCCAGCTTCGTCCCAAGGAACTTTTGCTTAAAACCGACGGCAGCATCGAACTGATCCGCCGGGCAGAAACCATGGACGACTATTTTGCCACATTAAATTTTGAACCCCAAACCATCACACCGGGACGGGACTGA